A single genomic interval of Daucus carota subsp. sativus chromosome 1, DH1 v3.0, whole genome shotgun sequence harbors:
- the LOC108205411 gene encoding ras-related protein Rab11D produces MSSGGYGDASQKMDYVFKVVLIGDSAVGKSQLLARYARNDFSLDSKSTIGVEFQARTLLIQGKSVKAQIWDTAGQERYRAVTSAYYRGAVGAMLVYDISRRQTFDHIPRWLEELRGHADKNIVIILIGNKSDLEEQRAVPTEDAKEFAEKEGLFFLETSALEARNVEDAFLTVLTEIFNIVNKNNLVADEDQSNGNAPPPAGKQILVPGPGQIIPPKRSMCCYS; encoded by the exons ATGAGTAGCGGTGGATACGGCGATGCAAGCCAGAAAATGGACTATGTTTTCAAGGTGGTGCTGATTGGAGACTCCGCTGTGGGCAAGTCACAGCTGCTGGCTCGTTACGCACGCAATGATTTTAGCTTGGATTCGAAATCAACTATTGGGGTCGAGTTTCAAGCGAGGACTCTTCTTATTCAGGGCAAATCTGTTAAGGCTCAGATCTGGGACACTGCTGGTCAAGAGAG GTACAGAGCGGTAACGAGTGCATATTACAGAGGAGCTGTAGGAGCAATGTTGGTTTACGATATAAGCAGACGCCAGACCTTTGATCATATACCCCGATGGCTCGAAGAGTTGCGTGGTCACGCTGACAAGAACATTGTCATTATTCTTATTGGAAACAAAAGTGATCTTGAAGAGCAGCGTGCTGTACCAACTGAGGATGCCAAAGAATTTGCTGAAAAAGAAGGATTGTTCTTTTTAGAGACCTCTGCGCTTGAAGCAAGAAATGTGGAGGATGCTTTCTTGACTGTTTTGACCGAGATTTTCAACATTGTGAATAAGAACAATCTTGTTGCTGATGAGGACCAAAGTAACGGCAACGCTCCACCCCCAGCTGGCAAACAAATTCTTGTTCCTGGCCCCGGTCAGATAATCCCACCTAAGAGAAGTATGTGTTGCTATTCTTAA